Below is a window of Streptomyces qaidamensis DNA.
CGACCCGCGCTACGGCTACCCCTGGCTCTGGGTGGGCTGGGTCCTGCCCGTCGTGAACCTGTGGATACCCCGGGGCATCGTCGCGGACGTCCACCGCTCGGTCTTCCCCGAGCGGCGGCTGCCGGCCGTCGTGAACTGGTGGTGGGGCCTGTGGCTGGCGGGTCTGGCCGGCGGCGTGGGGATCATCTACTCGGACGACACGGACGAGGTCATCGCCCGCGCCTACAGCGGCGTCCTGCCCCTGCTCGCCGCCGACCTGGTGATCGTCGCCGCGGCCGGGGCCGCCGCCCTCATGGTCCACACGCTCACGACAGCGCAGCAGGAGCACGTCGCCGGCCGGGGCTACTGACCGGGTCGCCGCGGCCGGTGCACCGACACGGCGAAGGAGGCCGTCACCGGCACCGGTGCCCCCAACCGGTCGATACGGCCGGCCAGTTGCGCGCCGGCGAGGTGATGAGCGGTCGGACTCATGCCCACCAGGCCGGCGATGTCGTCGGCCGTGAGCCTCATCGGGTACTCCAGCGGCTCGGTGCGATCGAGCCGGAAACGGGCGTCCAAGGCCCGGCGCAGACGCTCCTCCTTCCTCGGGTCGACCGCCAGCAGCCCGACCGGACCG
It encodes the following:
- a CDS encoding DUF4328 domain-containing protein; the protein is MIEQKSRPAAPDPVLRPVRGAARCAVAALALAGAVWVARAVWHIRLAAAGQPASGPSGQGDGVHRPLNTLEDSYHLVASVGSAVTAVCVIVFLLWLDRMRDNAKALSGTDPRYGYPWLWVGWVLPVVNLWIPRGIVADVHRSVFPERRLPAVVNWWWGLWLAGLAGGVGIIYSDDTDEVIARAYSGVLPLLAADLVIVAAAGAAALMVHTLTTAQQEHVAGRGY